In Miscanthus floridulus cultivar M001 chromosome 8, ASM1932011v1, whole genome shotgun sequence, the sequence TTTCTTTGCTCGGTTTACGATTCGATTTGGGGTATGGATCGATAGATCAATGTGCGTGAGCTGCGGATGCTCAAACCTGGTTCATGTTGAATgaacctgtcacctgtgagctatttAGAAGCACGCTCATATTGTTACGATcgccaatgtttttttttttgagagctCACAGGTCGTGATCATCTTATTATAACAACGAGATGCAACTGTGGAGGCACTGGagggttagttttttttttcctagCAAGCTGCAATGCAAGTTCATATCAATCAGCATTCTCCACCTTTTTTTTAGTTTTACCCGCTCCACCTTGTGGAGAAGTCTAGGAGAAGCCTAAAACTGTTGTCATCTGAAGGGGTTCAAATTTTTTTATCATATTCACTTTCATTATTGTGTAGTATTTTTTTCGCAACATGCCATTTTCTGGATAGACTGGCAAGAAACATCTCAGATATTATTGTGATCTTGCTAAGCTATAAGATTCATTGATCCGCTCATACATGGTGTAGATGTTTAATACCTTTGTTTGGCTGCCAAATGTGGCTTCAATGCAAAATCGAACTGGTGCTGCATCCCAGCTCATTTGCCTGTCTTAACTCGAGTCTGATTGTATCCGCTGTCTTAAAGTAGTATATGTTCATTCAATCTTGATTTGTGCAGTTAGCATATCGTGAAACTGTTGCTTTGTGTTTATACATGCATCCCTTCCTTTACCATGAGTTGTTGCCCACATAAATTTAAACAGTTATTTCTCATAGTTCATATAATTCAATAAATTCCGATAATAGCAAATGGATTCAGAATTCTAGTGGTTTCTGTATCAGGGCACGGGGCTTCTATCCCACCGTTATCTTCCCAGAGCAGTGCACCGCAGTACTCCTCATATGGTGGATATCAGGGTACAAGCAAAAAGATCGAAATTCCAAATGGAAGGGTAAGCATGTTCAGTTCGTTTTCCGTCACCGAATTTATAGTCGTATAAGAAAGTGTATCCAGAAGTGTGATGTTTGTATTCCCTTCAACTGGCACTGTTGTTGACTTGCTGTAGGTTGGTGTTATTATTGGAAAAGCTGGGGAAACTATTAGGTATATCCAACTTCAATCAGGAGCAAAGATTCAAGTAACAAGAGACCATGAAGCTGAACCTGGTGCACCGACAAGGTCAGTTGAGCTTTCTGGCAATCCTGATCAGATAAGCAAAGCTGAACAGTTGATCAAAGAAGTTCTGGCAGAGGTATTACTCATTATGTTCACAGCTTTTTGTTTAGTTCTGCATTTTTTTCGTAATTGTTACAATGTTTGATCTTGCAATCCAGGCTGACGCTGGGTCATCTGGTGGTGGATCTGGCCGGAAATACAATGCACCACAGCCTGGCGGTGAGACGTTCCAGATGAAGATTGCTAATAACAAGGTATGCACCCTGTTCTATATGAAAAATACATTTTATCATGCTATCACAAGTTTTTGACATGTGCACGGGTGTCCATTTGTCAATTTTATATCAATAAACAGTCAGTATTGTGGTGATTGCCTCATCAATATTATTTTTTCCGCTGCTTCTGATTATTATCTATTTCTTTTTAGGTGGGACTGGTTATTGGGAAGGGTGGTGAGACTATAAAATCCATGCAGCTCAAATCTGGAGCTCGTATTCAGGTTTGCTATCTTATTATCCACCCTCCTGTTTTACTGTAGCTGCAATCAGAAATAAGGTTATATTAAGCTTGTGGTTGTTTATCTGCTTGTTTTTGCTTTGCCTAGTAAATTTAAATGCTGCTTCCTTATGATTGATATTTTGTCATCCTTGAGTTCATCATTCATATTTTGCCTTAAACACTCCATTTGGTCCAAGCTGTTCATTTATACTCATCGTTTTGGTCTACTTGTTTTGCTGTTGATCTGTGTTCTGATGTTATTCTTGTCCTTGCaaattcttgtgcaggttatTCCTTTGCATCTGCCTGCTGGTGATACTTCAGCTGAAAGAACTGTGCATATTGATGGCACTCCAGAACAAATTGAATCTGCAAAGCAACTGGTGATTGAGGTTACCAGTGAGGTCCGCCTTCTTTCTCTTATTGTGTATATTCATGATATCTGTAATTGCTTTGCCGTCTTGTGCTTTATCTGCCTTATTTAGGTTGCTTCTGGTTCATTCTGTTTATTATCTTGCTTTATGATTTTTCCCGGTTCTTTTTGAAAATCttgtttcttttgcttctttgttGCCCTACATTGATTACACTGCTGCACTAACCAATGTCTGAAACATATTGTTCGTGGGTACAGCCTCAACATGCAAGGAGATTGTTTTACGTCTTCTTCCCTGTTTCTGAACATAACTTATTAATGATTTTGGGCAAGGTTGATGACTTAAATATATAATAAAGCGAAGAGACTTATTTGTAAACTAACTTGTTCTTTATCAATTAGCTATTGTGGTAGGCCTGTTAAATGGTTTTCTGCAGAAACTGCAGCTAAAAAAGTTTTGACAAGCCTTGATTTGAAATTCATATGATTGTTCATGTCATATGGAATATGTATGATACTATTTTGGGCAAAAACCAACGAATCCTTGTTGCCACCTGTTCTACTCAGTGGCTATTGTTTATTTATTTCTCCACATAGAGCCAATTAGTGTCATTAGCTTGCCAGGAGGACTGCAAACTATCCTGGAGAGCAGGTTTGTTTCTGTTTAATATCAATGTCCTACTGGATAGAACACTGTGTTTTCACTTATAACATGGTTTATGGATTATGTGAGCTGACATGCTGTATCTGGCATCTGTATCATTTCATAATTTTCATCTGCTTCTCCTGTTCCTCTGGAGCACAATGGATACATATGCATTGCTTTACTCATGGCTTGTTTGTGAGGAAGAAATGCTCTAAACAGCCCCAGGTCCCCAGGTGTTTGGTTGTTTATGGTGGTCATGCACTCCAATTTAGGTCCTTTGTTCTAGTTGCTCGTATTTAGGTCTGATGTTTATGATCATTATGGAGGCAAGGTTTTCCTTTTCATCCACTATCGCCACCTATACAACTTGGTGGTTGATTTTGAGTTGTATTCTCATTTACTATTGCCAATACTTGTTTTAGAGTTGAGCCCAATAATTAAGGAGTTATATTCTCTAAACTATGCATAGATCAGAAAAGAAGCCAGTTAATAGTGCAACTAAAAGAAAGGTTTTACTGGAAAAATACGTAAAAGAGGCTAAATTTTGGGATCCAAAATACAGTCCATGTCGTGCATAATTTTTATTTGGAATTTGGAATATTCCTGAATATCGTATATGTTAAACTGTTTTGCATCAGAAGGATTCAGAAAACCCTGCATGAAGCTATTTTATGTGTTATCTCTCTTTATTATGTACCTTGTGGCTCTGCAGGTTGCTGTCCAATCTTGTTTTTGTGCTTACATAGTATCATTTGAATGCTGCCTTTGATGCTTCATTTTGTTTAATATTTTTCAACTTTTTTGGAGGATAATATTGAAAGTAAAGTAGCATATCTGTTTTTTATATATCTGCCATTTAGCAATGAATTGAATCTTTTAGATGGTAGTGGAAGCACCTTTCTATTATCATATATATCTTTGGACATCTATTGAAACTCTATTCCATGGTATTGCtattcaacatatatatatgtatatattcgTCTAGCTGTCCAATCTTCATTAGCCCCCATAGTTTTGCACATGGGCAACGGTAGATGGGCATCGCTAGCTTGACGAACTTGATCGGTGAGTTGCTCCTTCCATTTTTCTTGGTGGTTATGGAATTTATCTGCAATATGTCTTGTGCTTTTGTATGTCTGCTATTGCACTGCTATTTTTTTCCTATTCTGTGCTCTATGCCCTTTTGTTGTATACATATACAGATGTGCAAACTATATTTTTGCAGAATCGTGCCAGGAATCCAATGTCTGGTGGCTATTCTCAGCAGGGCtatcgtcctcctcgtcctcagTCAAACTGGGGCCCACCTTCTGCGCCACCCCAGCAGCCAGGCTATGGTTATATGCAGCCTGGGGCTTATCCTGGGGCACCGCCACAGTAcggtgcacctcagcaaccttatGGTAGTTATCCCCCAACATCTGGTGGCTATCAGACTGGGTGGGATCAGTCTCAAAACCAGCAATCTCATACAAACCCCCCTGGTACTGGGTATGATTATTATAGCCAGCAGCAGcaacctcaacaacaacaatctgcCCCTGGAACTGCTGCTTCTACTGATGCCACTAGCTACAATTATGGCCAGCCTTCAACGTATGCTTCACAAGGATATGATTCTACCTACACTCAGCAGAGTGGTGGGCAGCAAGCATATGGACATGATGGCTACTCTGGTTACCAGACCCAAGGGCAGCAGCAGGGCTACTCTCAGCAGACTGGTTATGACCAACAGGGCTATGGTGCATCTGCTTATGGATCAGCTGCAAACTCGACCCAGGATGGGTCTGCACCCAGCTATGGTGGTCCTGGTGGGTCCAGTCAGGCATCTCCAGGGCAGCAAACTTCAACCCCAGCTGCTGGAAGCCACCCTGGCTATGCCAGCCAACCACCTACTAGTGCTGCAGCAAGCTACCCAACTCAAGGTTCAGCTCCATCTGGATATGGTGCTCCACCACCCCAGTCTGGCTATGGCACCCAACCCCCACAGCAAGGTGGATATGGTCAGGGCACTTATGGGCAGCCTTCTCCACAGGGCCAGAAACCTCCTGCATCTTCACCTTATGGACAGGCTCTGCCTCCTGGATCTGCTCAGGGTGGTTACGGGCAGTATGGATACAGCCAACCTGCTTACGGTGCACCACCAGCTTACCCTGGTGCACCCCCTGCAAGCCACCCGGGCTATGGCCAGCAGCAATCTTATGGCGATGCTTATGGTAGTGGAAGCTATGGGCAGCCTCCAGCCTACTCTACTGAAGCAACAGCTCCTGCTGCATCCCAGGATCACTCTGCTGCCCCTGCTGCGGCCCCTGGAACAACAGCTGCGCCAGCTTCTGACAACAGTGGAGGTGCCCAAACATCTGCGGAAACTTAAGGTTCATCAGTTAATTTGGAGCAAACATTTTTCAAGCCTCTGCTATGTGGTTTCCTCCACACTGTTGCTTAATATTACGCATCTGGTTTAGGGTCCACACCTACAAGTTATATCTTTTTGGCTGTTGTTTTGACTCGTTGAATTGCTATTTCCTTGCTATTGATTAGTACTTTGCTGTTTTTTTATTGCTGGCGTATATGTTTGGACTGATGATATGTGTTTGTGTGGTTACTCTTGGACCCTATTCGGTATCTACCGGCTTGGTCTGGACAGAACCTGCCCATCAATATGTATTCTGAGCCTCCTTTTACCTTAGTTATTATGTGTGGCTGTACAACTGTCGGAGGTTTCTATGCCCACTTAAGCTGGTGATGGTTATGGATGAAAATTTGGTTTCTATGTTGCCAGGCTTGAGTATCGGATCATAAAAGGTTTATCTGCATTAAAGTCTTTTTTTTTTGCTGGCGATTGTTCTGAATCTGTTAACCTAAATTAAAATTCTTTGGGGATTATTTTTGGACGGAAGAAGTTTGTTGAGGTTTTGCATACTGTATATTAATAAAGAAGGCGATAGTTGATCGTGAGTTTCCCTTCGTGGAATTAAAACCGTTAGTAGTATTAGTTTGCTATATTCTTTGCCAGGTCGCCATCTCATCTCATTGTCGTATTGGTCGGGTCAGCGTGCCGACAGAATTGATCAATGGCTGTACTGTCTCGAAATATGAAAATGCATGATTGAATATATCATAGGATCTAGATTAACTAGTGTAGTAGtgttaataacaattaacaagaGCAGCAATGCCAAAGCTTAACATTCTCAGTCTCTTCAGAAAGGGCAACGAGGTCAAAGCCTAGCAGCCAAGGTTATGATGCAAAACAAAAAATTGATTTCGGCATTTTTTTTTTTGGGACGGGGACTATATATTCGGATGGTTTCCATAGGTTGCTTACACCTGCTGCCAAAACTTGAGCAATGTGTGTTTCACACCCAACACAGTTTGGTAGAGGAATGAGTCGCTGACATGGTGTGAAGTGTGGAGCAATTTGTTCACACATAAATGTCTTTTTCGCTTGGCtaataagccatgactaaaagtactattgattaatttgttgtgagagaaaaatactatttgttagctgaaaaagtacgacttagaGCGCACACGGTGAAAGACAGTTCGGTACAGGAATGACCGAATGAGTCCATCACATGCAGAGGCCAAGACGGCAAAATACCCACGTCGATGAATGTAACAAGGCGGGCAGGCGGCTCATGTACTAGATTCAGTGACAAACATTACTATTTTTATATTTAAATACATAGAAACACATTAAtaactatatatctagaaaaatcaaaacgtattataatttagaacggagagcAGCTACTGACTAAAAATCAAGAGCAAAGATCAATTGTCCAACTTCAATTACCTGGTTGGACGATCTTCCTACACCTATAGCTAACCATGCTCTGCCGTTCACAAAGGGGGTGTTTAGGACTGCTCCGCTCCCGTTTTTCCCGCTCTGCTCCACG encodes:
- the LOC136476042 gene encoding uncharacterized protein, with product MADDHYSSKRKYDDPSPPPRRTGFSSGPPPASPPAGGAPSYNSVPPPPDEIQLAKQRAQEIAARIFNAAEAKRPRVDNGDDDVGGFGGGGSLGGSGGGGRIGGGGLGFSSSAGGGHGASIPPLSSQSSAPQYSSYGGYQGTSKKIEIPNGRVGVIIGKAGETIRYIQLQSGAKIQVTRDHEAEPGAPTRSVELSGNPDQISKAEQLIKEVLAEADAGSSGGGSGRKYNAPQPGGETFQMKIANNKVGLVIGKGGETIKSMQLKSGARIQVIPLHLPAGDTSAERTVHIDGTPEQIESAKQLVIEVTSENRARNPMSGGYSQQGYRPPRPQSNWGPPSAPPQQPGYGYMQPGAYPGAPPQYGAPQQPYGSYPPTSGGYQTGWDQSQNQQSHTNPPGTGYDYYSQQQQPQQQQSAPGTAASTDATSYNYGQPSTYASQGYDSTYTQQSGGQQAYGHDGYSGYQTQGQQQGYSQQTGYDQQGYGASAYGSAANSTQDGSAPSYGGPGGSSQASPGQQTSTPAAGSHPGYASQPPTSAAASYPTQGSAPSGYGAPPPQSGYGTQPPQQGGYGQGTYGQPSPQGQKPPASSPYGQALPPGSAQGGYGQYGYSQPAYGAPPAYPGAPPASHPGYGQQQSYGDAYGSGSYGQPPAYSTEATAPAASQDHSAAPAAAPGTTAAPASDNSGGAQTSAET